From Malaya genurostris strain Urasoe2022 chromosome 2, Malgen_1.1, whole genome shotgun sequence:
cagacatgacagtatgagtaaattcttataaaaaaaatttttcgttatgcactagctccacctatattgtactgcgcgaactatttactatttgtacaccccttgtgttatgtaaaagtttttttactagttggtttcccctcgtttgtcaacaccgatcagctgcttgcagtgatgcctgatttcatcaaaatatttgaaaatgaatcgttacaataaattattggattacgttgataatatatttaactttttcgcgatgttggaaggtaaccatttatttgactcaacgttgttcatctagactattttttattgtgttggtagttatcacccgaaattaagtggcggcagaccagaagcaagtaaatattgtaacaaaacgggttcgattttgtcttgcgttggaggatgagaagtaggcacaattatgtatatagttttggcaatatgtattaaatctgtatcctgcatgaaattcgcatggacgtatacaaatcaatacattataggtaattctgtatgaatggcaactctgttggtaaatgaaaaaataaacacagtctagatgacagacaggatgtttttgatagggtaacgtggcgccatcatgacacatgtgagtactgtcccaaataaaggaatattcgaaatgaccgttaaaatgattgaagaatctaatttgagtgtcctgtctgttagtctgtgccagTACTTCTGCTTCAAAAACGCCTTTAATGAAAACAGAAACCACCCGCAACACCGACGATGGTACAATGGATGATAAGATGAGCCATGGACAAAGTGCCCATCAATCCTCGCTAGATGGAAATGGAGGCGACTCTTCCTCAAGGAAAAGGCTGACATGAGATCCACTAGTGAAAAATTTTTTGTAtcttacaaaaatatggcacaatcggccacgtaaagcttgtacacgAGTAAGCTTGGATAAAAATGCTTATGGTTTGAGTATACGAGATAAGATAGTGGGGTTACCGACACATGGGTTGACCGTTCAAGGATTAGGGTGCTGGTCATACAAGCCAGCTGTATATTCAAGCCCCGACCTATAAGGATTCTCAgtttcaataggatcgtagcgtAGTACTTGACATGtaatgtacgctatgaatcggctgcgaagtctgtcgaaagaccaaattccacagaaggacaATGCTTTTAGAAATCAACACAGAAATATGACGTCGTGGAAGaaatatattaaatataaataaatagctGCAAATATTCGTATGTCAACAATTAACGTCTGATTCCAAAATCGTTGAAAGTGTACTTTGGAATTTcgcccatttcgccgaaaacaaCTTTATCAATGCGACTGCTGGGACTTCCCTTGGTCTGCAACCAATGCTTCCTGCAATATTTTAAAACGTAAAACCTTGTCTATTTATTATCAAAAACTTACATTTCATTGATATTCCGTTCATCACCTTCCATCACACCCTTCACAGTCCCATCCCGAGTATTCATGCACCAACCGTGGAGGCCCAAAGTAATTGCCTGTTTTTGGGTGTGCTACAAAAACCAGAACAGTCGAAATGCAAATACACTGCAGATTCTATTTATATTGTATTCGTTACCTTTCGAAAGAAAACCCCTAGAAATATGCGGAAATGACAGATTAGCAGAATATTGTCGTTTATATAACAAATATCTCAAGTGGAATCTTACCTTGCACAATTCCAAACACTTCAAAAGCACAGGAAAATAATTTGCTAGCCATCTTCGTGGGTGATTCGGCACAGTACAATTCTCCGTTCAAGTTAAACAGCTCTGACTCACCTGCTGCCGGGCAACCGGGAAGCGGATTCTGTTGCACTTGACCGACGACGGTGGTTGCTTGGATTCGGTTCACCGACAAAAGAATCAGCGGAATCAAAATAAAAAGCTCGCGTCGTCGCATTGCTTTTTGCCATGTTTCTAAATAAAGGGTTAAATTAGAGCTCTGCACCGACAGTGGATATGGTGTTCTTGACAACCGACCAACGTTTtataaaatacttttttttaatttcaatacatTTAAAATTGAAACACCAATTATGTAAAataatgaatttgatttattttgcaTTCGACAATAGCCTGATACCagatataaaatataaattcgTTTAACTTTGCGAAGTTTCGCTGCCTGTATGAATCGGATAAGCTTTATGTTTACTACTTTAATATCCTGGGAAGACAATGTTGTATCTTACAgtctaaacaaaaaataaatgcacTTCTTTTTCTGAGCAAGTCGCTGCCATACGACGAGAAgcttaatttttaaattcgttCACCGGATAGTGCTCCTTGAAATTCTCCACATGTTCCTCCATCTGCTTCATCTGTTCCTTCAGATGCGGTGGCATTTCGTGATACACATCTTGAAACACCTCACGCCAATCCGGTTTCGGTATCTTCTCCGATTGGTTGATTTGGGCGAGAACCTGCTGCCGAACTGCCTTGACATGCAATGATTCCTCCTTCTCATCAAACCAAATGCGTCGCTTCATATAGTTCTTAAGCTTCGACACGGGATATTCGACTGTGTTCCAAACTTCCAGCTCCTCTGCCGGACGGTAAGCGGTACTGTCATCCGAAGTCGAATGATGACTGATTCTGTAGGCCATTGCTTCGATCACGATCGGTTTGTTGTGTTTTAGCGAATATTCGCGAGCCACTTTTGTAGCGTTGTAGACCGCGAACACATCGGTTCCATCAACTCGAATAGCAGCAATTCCATACCCGGCCGCACGGCCAGCGATTCCATCGCCACGGTATTGTTCTCTCGACGGAGTCGAGATAGCAAATCCATTGTTTCGACAGAACAAAATCACCGGACAGTCCAAAGTAGCAGCAAAGTTGAATGCGGCATGTGCGTCCCCTTCCGACGCAGCTCCTTCACCGAAGTATGTGATCACACAGCGATCATTGTTCGGTTGTTGCTTAAACGCATAAGCAGCTCCCACCGCTTGTGGAATCTGCGTTCCCAGAGGCGAAGAAATCGTTACAAAATTCAACGTTTTGGATCCGTAGTGCACTGGCATCTGTCGACCTTTTCCTTCATCCTCTCGATTACCGAAACACTGATTGACAAAATCCGAAATTGTAAACCCACGCCATACCAAAACACCAGCCTCGCGATATTGACCAAAGACCCAATCATCGGGACTCAATGCAGCAGCGCTACCGATATGGCTGGCTTCCTCGCCGTAGTTTGTCATGTAGAACGAGATTCTTCCCTGTCGTTGtgattcgtacagaattttatctAATGTGTTCAGCAACACCATATCACGGAACATCTTGTGAACTATTTCACGGCTCAGTTTCGGATCCTGCTCCGGATCGTCTATTTCACCGTCCGAGTTCATAACCCGATAAATCGGTATCGGTTTTAAACTTTGCGGCAGTGATACGGTCGGTTTCGCGATAAAGGCAGCCTTTGCTCCAGGGAACTGAGGATAGTCACGTTCTCCCGTCGACGTCAAGCTCTGCTGGGTTTCTCGATGTGCGGCCCGTGTTACCACGcactggaaaaaaaaacacattttgcgCAATGACCTAGCGAACTTTGGAtcagtatttttaattgttctCACCTGTAAAATCAGCTGATTTCGATTGGCAAACCGAGCCAACGAGTTGGTGGATCGAAAAAGAAACATTCTAAGGCACTTTGAAACAAGGTATTAccgatttttcaacaaatttttcaatgggcAGCGAATAATTATTACGTCAATATGAGCTCTTGACAGGAAATTATTTTCGTGTTTGTGTTATTCACGAATGATAAGGAAAGTTTGTAATTTGCGTATGAGATCGGAAGCTCGGTAAGCAAACAAACACATCAAAACGAAACCTAAagaagaaaattttgttttgatcagTCTCTTTACGACATTTTACACGATAAATCAATTTTGTACATATACAATCCTAAGCAGCTCATACACCGATGTGCAGTTCGAAGGAAGTTCCGAATTCGTCccgaatagcggcccttacacgatcattaaaagtgtcattactaaaaagtaatgacacttttaatgatcgtgtaagggccgctagtaatgacgagcgtttgagcaaaagtgtcattacttagtaatgacacttttaatgatcgtgtaagcacagactaacagacatgacagtatgagtaaattcttataaaaaaaatttttcgttatgcactagctccacctatattgtactgcgcgaactatttactatttgtacaccccttgtgttatgtaaaagtttttttactagttggtttcccctcgtttgtcaacaccgatcagctgcttgcagtgatgcctgatttcatcaaaatatttgataatgaatcgttacaataaattattggattacgttgataatatatttaactttttcgcgatgttggaaggtaaccatttatttgactcaacgttgttcatctagactattttttattgtgttggtagttatcacccgaaattaagtggcggcagaccagaagcaagtaaatattgtaacaaaacgggttcgattttgtcttgcgttggaggatgagaagtaggcacaattatgtatatagttttggcaatatgtattaaatctgtatcctgcatgaaattcgcatggacgtatacaaatcaatacattataggtaattctgtatgaatggcaactctgttggtaaatgaaaaaataaacacagtctagatgacagacaggatgtttttgatagggtaacgtggcgccatcatgacacatgtgagtactgtcccaaataaaggaatattcgaaatgaccgttaaaatgattgaagaatctaatttgagtgtcctgtctgttagtctgtggtgtaagggccgctaatgggtGAAAAATCTTCGTTTCCGTCTGGAATTCAGTATAAACTCCGATTCAATGCGGATTCCagagcaacaaccgattccgatggAATTTTGCCGCCCACTGAAACCTATCGGAATTGAATTAGAAAATGAGAAGAACTGAACAATTCGCTTTTTCTGATATTGCATAATTTTGTGTTGGCTTTTATTTAAATTCGGAATGAAAATTTTGTTATATAATATAACGCAGAGTTTTTCGGATACATAGAGCTAGTTAATCTACATTATTCATTCCTTTAACTGTCGTAGGTCGCCTGACATTTACACCTAAACATTAATATATAGAGCGGAAGTTCATTGACATTTGTTCCTACATTCCATGTCCAAATTCCGAATCAATGCGTGGATGCCTaccaaaataatttttcttagGTTAGCACCGTAACTTCCTCTAGCTGAGGTGTATTATTTTGTTTGTATGAAGATAATAAAGAGCCTAGAACTATTGTCTTTCGTGTCTCTAGAGGTGTAATAAAATTGCATAAGTCACCTAAATTTTTAACGAAATCATTTATTAAGTGAACGATTACATTTATATTGCCATTGTTAATCGGATTGGTCGAGCAGTTGAGGAAGAATTTTCTAAGTCTTGCCTAACATATCAATTTAATCtgttaaaattttctgaaaaccaaCAAAACATCTCTTATTTTggcccgggcgccaaatttcctcggtacgccactgctcATACCATACCATAAGTAACAGACATTTGATCGTCGAACATGATCCACGACTCAAACGCATCTCTCAAACAAGCctaattttgttaaaatcggttcagtactaGCAGCAAAAAGACGAAAAAGAGCGTGAAATCgtttacgccacttataccattatatctctagaCTTGAGTGTCATCAATTTGAACTTCAAAGTTGATCAacgacccaatagtagcttccaaacgagcataagcttattaaaatcggctcagccatctccgagaaaatcgagcgcaAAGAAAAgttcacacacaaacattttccgatctcgtccagCTGAGTTGGATGGTACCAAAGacctcatattaacaagatatcccaagtaacaattcgaatgccttatggttttgattataatttataagagttttataattgatttttcaatcactacctgttttatgacaactataataagtgtctcttttaaccagtaatatcatagttttcaaagcttctgtaaaaccctttacctacactaacaacagaactaaaaataaaacaatttgtactagaataaaaccatgcaaacactcttaatattgctttcaaacattttctttaaaacattattgtccgttaaattctttcataaatctagttttgtgtgtgtgcgtgttcattggatgacaatttcacttagagcaaatttgagggttttaaagtacatttatgacacattagttgtaggctatttgatttattgcttcttaggttaagtgtaatttgcattaaaggaaatctcatggccgccattatgatattctttgccgtagcctttattgacatcaaataaattttgaaatgcaaaaacgagggaaTATGATAGACTTTCATGATTCGTTTTCAGaatgtatgcacaagttttaacgccacgaaatagttttatacaaaaatgacgatgaagcacaaaaaataattttcataaatcatgaagactttcgcaaaaaccgcatttatttcaaggcgattagttatacaccctcattcttgtttacgtccgtatccgcaatacgacgaacgggtactttcgaacgaatacgaataagccattcttgttttcactcgaatgaattcgaacgcgactcgtttgccacaaaatattcaaatatcagtaaacttcttaaaataaatgctaagccttgatgtaatcagtccaattcatgtgattaaccatatgcgaaacgctagaatgtatgccattttagtttcaaacgaaacgtgtattcgaacatcattcgtacgaacgaaatgtcccattcccgtttacggacgaatagacgaaatgccgtggtttcgattcgtcagtttaatgttgcgaatcaaccgttcgaacacattgaaaaaagtttaaccaatCTCTAACAACATTgttttcgaatctaaaggtgatttgtaatcaaatcataaatttgtgttttgcataaatcatttagaaagcatagcagtatagtaaaatactgtttttttctggggagcctttgaatgtatgcgaggttcaaagtttttacgcatcaattttgcatctatcaagtactttatggaaaatacgccatgggtaaacatgctttattttatattaaatgcatgattttaccaatgaaataattatgtaggctatcgaaaacatgacaaaattgcaagaaaaatgcaacatatttttcgcagatactactgatcggactgctatttcaaatgctttttttatttagcacgaagtttaatttgaaaatttcatttaccgatttgaataaaattggtcctgagtacgatatttatttattatgtagcattcgtcacttccttgatgcttgcaATCATccttaaaaaactacctgcgctaccgatccttcttttgcacagcaattgcgtacgtacacgttcgagtgaaaacaagaatggcttgttcgcattcgttcgaaagcatgtgttcgtcgtatggtcgatacggacgtaagcgaacatgatgatacaaaattagtgaaaaaaacaagtcaaataacaaatgatgtcaaagatttttatttacaactcaaatctgtaccagaactgatagtttaaagttggatgggcgttgattttatgcatgtacgatgtttaaaagtgtgattgattcgaacgtaaacgggaatacgaatttgctatactttcgaacgtatcgcatacggccgtaaacaagaatgagggtgataatTCTTActtttatccttacattcacgataaaaataaaagcgcattgtgtattttataactattaatcgaaaacggaatcacccagaacggtgcacttcttacctgtatggttgttcgtgatgaaatgtcagaagcTGTTCTTTTATAATACGATTGACCTGTTGCAGTCATACCCAACCCAATTGGTCATGGCATGCTATGCATTGATTATTATGAATTCGTTTGTACCCACACATCCACCTTctcctctgaaaaaaaaaatatcagggtGCCTAGAAAAATAATATCTTCACAATTAAATAATCGTGTAATCGCACATAGAGTTTTTCCACCTGTTAATTTACCATCGTGGTTGTGAGTTGTGTATACCATGGTTGACTATTGCTCGGTCCTATCTGTCatacaccctcattgaacataactaaaaattgagtgacacatcactcaaattcattaaaagtgcacgtactctaaacttgagttaccacctatctactcatttttgagttaagggacgaaattgtcaaaacttgagtaatttctactcaaaataagaaaaaaaatattttgttcaaaatttgagcaagttcaactcaaaatttgagatcCTTACTCTCAAAATAAAGAAACTTTTCTTCGTTCATCGATGattttcaaaaccggatctagaaacggcaatggaaaacgacgtattctcgcATCCTTTATTTCGatcagaatattccgagaatgaaaacgctctgaactgcaagaagtatttttttcattcgtaaccgaatgttcgaagtgagcacacgcgttttttaacaatcgacatcggtaagacgaaggtgcctatcacagcagaggctgtagtataggcattaaataaaagtgataaaaagtagcatccccgcaagtgagttctgtctgtgcaccggttttgtatcggtatcgacagtagacgctattgtgctatcctcgggcagcagttatttctattgtttgctacccgcatcgcagcagccaaatcctgagtcaaggtcacgctgaagcacaacgaaggagtgaaggagcaactctcctaacagcttaccgtgacatactgttaagtattttctcaaactttttctttcaacttttactattcatatatttttttttcattttatttctttctttctcatttcaagtgcgggagacttctttactcccgcactttaaatatgaatattgatgacagtgggggtgtctcggaggagggcgaagctgaacgaatgaacgaagaacatttagaggctgagtttgcttccgagatgccatctacccctcctataccatctccccctccgataccatctccctctccaatgccatctccctctaagatattgcctgctcgccaaaaagtttaccaagacgatggctcggggggtccgtgggtggtatacttccggcccaaattaaagtctctcagagttttaaatattgctcgggacctggaaaaacatttctcggcaataaaaacaatagataaggtttcgccaaacaagttacgcgttgttgtgtccgacctgaagcaagcaaacgagattgctaccagcgagttgttcacgaaggagtaccgcgtgtacgtcccgtctcatgtggtggagatcgacggtgtggtccgtgacgaaagtctgacaatcgaagatctgatgaaggacggggtaggccgtttcaaaaaccccgaccttcaaccagtgaaaattttggagtgcaagcaattgcactccaaatcgatagatggtaaattttaccaatcggactcatttcgcgtgacttttgccggatctgcacttccaaattatttggtagtgagtggagttcgtctacctgttcggctgtatgtaccgcgggtaatgcattgtacaagctgcaaacagctaggtcatacggcaacctattgttgcaacaaactgcgatgcggcaaatgcggagaggcccatgaggacgatctctgcagaagagcagtggaaaagtgttgctactgcggggagaatcctcatgatctttcggtgtgccctacgtacatacagcgtgcggagaaattgaagcgatccgtgaaagaacgttccaaacgttcttatgcggaaatcttaaaaagaaccactccatcgacccctgagaacccgtttgcaatcttgccagttgaagaggatacctctgacgacccaggcgaaggaccttcctacacacaggttgaaggaagcaggaaaagacaaaatctggcttctcccaagcttcctcgtaaaggcctcagactgtcctcttcgtcacaaaagaaccaaacggaaacaaaaagtgctgactcaaaaccgaagcaaacacctcctgggttcaaaaaacttagggatgataaggagtacccagcacttcctggggcatcaaaaaacccgaatgaccccaaagcacaaccagaaaatccaacaaacgctggattattgaaattttctgatatcgtggactggatattaacagccttcaatattactgatcctctgaaaagcttcctaactgctctactgccaacagtaaggacatttttaaaacagttgactgaacaatggcccctccttgcagcgatcgtatcttttgatggataatttaccactgagaatcgaagatatgatcattgtgcttcagtggaattgcagaagtatcatcccaaaacttgattctttcaaacacttaatacatactcataattgcgatgtattctccttgagtgaaacttggcttacttctaacatcaacctcgacttccataattttaacataatccgcctggaccgagaagactcttatggaggggtacttttagggattaaaaagtgctattcattttatcgtattaacctcccctcgacaccgggaattgaagttgttgcttgccaaattaatattaaaggcaaagatctatgtatagcttctatctacattcctcccagagtctcgatagggcatcgtcggcttgcagacatcatagaacttcttccttcaccgcggctggttttaggggactttaactcgcatggtacaggatggggctgcttatatgatgataatcgttcttcgttaatccaagatctgtgtgacaacttcaatttgacaattctaaacacgggagaaatgacacggaaccctagaccgccagcacaaccaagtgcgctggatttatccctttgctcgacttcgctacagttagattgcaagtggaaggtaatctgtgatcctcacggtagcgatcacttgccgatcatagtttctatcaccaaccgtggaagaccatcggaaacaatcaatgtttcgtacgatttcacacgaaacattgattggaaacgttacgcgagctcgatgtctgagaaactagaaacatcacaggagcttcctccggaggaagagtatacatttttggctggcttgattcttgacaccgcaattcaagctcagacgaaacgagtacctagcgcgcaaactagtatgcgttctcccaacccatggtgggacaaagagtgctcagagctgaaaacgaaaaaagcttcagccttcatctcgtttagaaggaacggaactccagataattatcggaaatacgcggcgttagaatttcaaatgaaaagtctgattaaagctaagaaacgcggttactggcgaaggtttgttgacggattaacgagagaaacagcaatgagcactctttggaatacggcccgtcgcatgcgcaatcgaaatcacgcgaacgaaagcgaggaatattctaaccgctggatatttgatttcgctaagaaagtatgtcctgattctgttccggaacagaagatatcccgcgtcgcgacattgaatacaaacgaaacaccgttttcgatggtagagttctcacttgcgctcttgtcgtgtaacaatagagccccggggttagacagaattaaattcaacttgttgaaaaatctgcccgactctgccaaaaggcgcttgttgaatttattcaacaagtttctcaagggtaatattgtcccacacgaatggagagaagtgagagttattactattcaaaaacctggaaaaccagcctccgatcacaattcgtatcggccgattgctatgctttcctgtattcggaaattgttggagaaaatgattctcttccgtctagacaattgggtcgaaacaaatggattgctttcaggtacacaatttgggttccgcaggggcaaaggaacgaacgattgtctagcgttgctctcaacagaaattcaaatggcatttgctcgtaaagaacaaatggcatcagttttcctcgacatcaagggggcattcgattcagtttccattaacgttctatctgagaagttgcatcagcatggtctttcaccagttttgaacaactttttatataatctattgtccgagaaacacatgcattttgagcatggtgatttgacgacaaagcgattcagttacatgggtcttcctcagggctcatgcttaagcccccttttatacaacttttacgtaaataacattgatgaatgtatcaacacatcttgcacgctaagacaacttgccgacgacagtgttgtgtctattataggacccaaagctgccgatctccaaggaccattgcaagataccctcgacaacttgtcgacatgggcttttcaaatgggtatcgagttctctacggagaaaactgagctggttgtattttcaaggaagcgagaacctgcgcaactacagcttcaactagggggtgaaaccatagctcaggttttcacatttaaatatctcggggtctggttcgattccaaaggtacctggggatgtcacattaggtatttgaaacgaaaatgcctacagagaatcaatttccttcgtacaataaccggaacttggtggggctctcacccaggagacctgatcaggttgtacaaaacgacgatattgtcagtaatggaatatggatgtttctgtttccgctccgctacgaatattcatttcattaaactggaaagaattcagtatcgttgtttacgtattgccttgggttgcatgcaatcaacccatacgatgagtcttgaagtgctggcgggcgtcttaccgttgaaaaacaggttctgggatctctcatatcgactgctaatccgatgcgacattttgaatccgatggtgatagaaaactttgaaaagctcgtcgagcttaattcacaaacccgttttatgtccttgtattttgactacatggctcagaatataaatccttcttcgtttgttcccaatcgtgttaattttgtggatacttctaattctactgtgcttttcaacacatccatgaaagaagaaatttgtggaatcccggatcctgtacgccctcaagagatcccaaaaatttttaataataaatttaaagaagtcgactgtaataaaatgttttacactgacggatcatatctagacgggtccactggcttcggtatattcaatgtaaatttcaccgcttcctataaactcagtgatccagcttcagtttacgtcgcagaactagctgcaattcagtatacccttgagatcattgacactctgcccacagatcactacttcattgtatcggacagtctcagttccattgaggct
This genomic window contains:
- the LOC131429557 gene encoding acylphosphatase-2-like, with the protein product MRRRELFILIPLILLSVNRIQATTVVGQVQQNPLPGCPAAGESELFNLNGELYCAESPTKMASKLFSCAFEVFGIVQGVFFRKHTQKQAITLGLHGWCMNTRDGTVKGVMEGDERNINEMKHWLQTKGSPSSRIDKVVFGEMGEIPKYTFNDFGIRR
- the LOC131431463 gene encoding 2-oxoisovalerate dehydrogenase subunit alpha, mitochondrial; its protein translation is MFLFRSTNSLARFANRNQLILQCVVTRAAHRETQQSLTSTGERDYPQFPGAKAAFIAKPTVSLPQSLKPIPIYRVMNSDGEIDDPEQDPKLSREIVHKMFRDMVLLNTLDKILYESQRQGRISFYMTNYGEEASHIGSAAALSPDDWVFGQYREAGVLVWRGFTISDFVNQCFGNREDEGKGRQMPVHYGSKTLNFVTISSPLGTQIPQAVGAAYAFKQQPNNDRCVITYFGEGAASEGDAHAAFNFAATLDCPVILFCRNNGFAISTPSREQYRGDGIAGRAAGYGIAAIRVDGTDVFAVYNATKVAREYSLKHNKPIVIEAMAYRISHHSTSDDSTAYRPAEELEVWNTVEYPVSKLKNYMKRRIWFDEKEESLHVKAVRQQVLAQINQSEKIPKPDWREVFQDVYHEMPPHLKEQMKQMEEHVENFKEHYPVNEFKN